A stretch of DNA from Spiroplasma endosymbiont of Nebria brevicollis:
CTTTGGCGTCACCAGTAGTAGCGTCACCTTCTAATAATTTAGTAGTTAAAATATCATTACTCTTAATAGAAAAATAAGGTTTATCTTTATCTCAATTAAGCATAATAGCTTTCAAACCCTTTCCATCTGTATCAGTTAAATCTAAATTTTGTGATACTTTATTATTTAAAATTTTTGTACTATCATTGTTACCACAAGCAACAACTGAAGTTGCTGCAACTGTAGTTAAACTAACTGCACCTAATAGTCTTAATAATGTTTTCATACTTCTCATATTATTTTTCCTCCTAAATAAAATTTGAATTATTTTTACTGACCATATTTAAAACAAAAAAATAATTCTTTAATATAATATATATTATATATATATTTTATTTTAAAACTTATTTTATGCTTTTTTAAAGCAAAAATAAATTAAAAATGATTTTTTTAATTATATTACTTTATTTAATAAATTATTGAAATTCAACTTTACCACAAGCAATAAAAAATGCTAAAATTTTTACTCCAGAAGCATTATATAATTGAAAAAGAAAGTAAACTATTTTAGGAAATTAAACTGTTCAATAAACATAAACACTAATTCTAAATAACCCCCCAAAAAAAACTTTAGTTCCTTATTTTTTATGTAGGAACTTTTCATTTTCTATTTTTTCTGTGTAATTAATTTATATAAAATGAATATAAGTTTTTAACTCATTACTTTGTTTTAAAAACAAATGAGTTTTTGTTTTTGAAAGGAAGAAAAGTATGTCAATAATTGAAAATGAAGAAATTAAAAAAATCGTTTTAAAATTAAAAAAATATTGGATCTAGAACTGAAAAAATATGGAAAATTTAAAAATATTTTATTAAAAATAGAAAAAGACAATTTTTCCCAAAAGTAAATATAAATACTCAAAGAACTACTTCTAAACCCATTAATATTCCATATAATTCAAAAATATTACATATTTAAGGAGAACCAAATTTTGAAAAAATTATTAAGCATGCTTGCAGTTTCTACGATAGTGGGAACAAGCGCAAGTAATTTAAAACCATTGTTTACAAATAGTGTTGTAAGTCATGGTTTTAAATCAAAACAAATAAATAAAGACATCAGTATCCAAGGTGAAAATGATACAAATCCATTTGTTAATCAAATAATGGATATTAATAAAAACGAAATAGTTTCTTGTAATTTTATTGCATCAAATGGTGTTATTTATGTAAGTACTTTAATTGGTAAGGGTTCAAATTTAACTAGTAAATTATATAAAAGTACTGATGGAATAAAATTTATAGAAATTAAAAGTTGAAATCAAAATTATGGTAAAAATAATTCTATTAAAAGTTTAGTTGTTGATAGTAATAATAATATTTATGTTGGGACAGGTTATGGTTTGTATAAAAGTGTTGATAGAAAAGAATTTATAAAAGTAAATGTACAAGAAGTAAAATCATCTGTACATAGTTTATGCATATTTAATAATATTTTATATATTGGGAATGATAATGGTTTATATAAATCAAGTGATGGAACAAAATTTGATAAATTAAAAGGGATACCTGATAGAAATTTTATATATTCAATTAATGTTGCACCTGATGGGACAATTTATGCAGGAACTGCTGATGGGTTGTATAAATCAACAGACGGAGTAAATTTTAGTAATAGTGACTATAGACAACTTTTGGGAACACAACCGGGGAAATCGAAAGGACAACCAGTTATCTTTTGCAAAATTTTTAATAAAAAAGAAGATTTAATTTGAAGTATGGTAACAGATAAAGATGGTAATGTATATGCAGGTGGTCTTGGTACAATTTATAAATGTTTAGCTGATACAAATACATTTAAACTAATTACTAAAACTAAATTCTAATTCAAATAAATCCTTTAAACTTTAGTTCCTTAACTTTTATATAGGAACTTTTTCATTTTTAAAATAAACTAAAACATATACAAATATTAAATTGCCAAAATTATCCATGATTACGGATTTTTGAAATAGAATGTTTTAATAACTCAATCTCATTTTTAATTGGGGTTTTGAATTATTATGATAAACAAACTGGATATATAATTAGAAATCTTATATAATATTTGATATCTAAAAATGAAATTACCATCCAAAAAAATGATTTTATATTAAATTTGGTTTTTATCCCTTTATGTATAATTGAAATTTTACTACATAAATGGCGATAAAAACCTAAATAGGAAATTATCCCCCCATATATTTAAATTAAACACAGCATTACAGTTTCAAAACTAGGTATGTTGTTGAATTTATATGCAGATTCCTTTGCAATATAAATGGACATTTGATTTTGAAACTCTTACATGTGTTCTGAAAGTTTTTCGCAGATGCTTTCAAACTGATTCAATTTGGTTTGTGTTTACACCACTTTTTGAAATATAACCATCTTGATGATTGACAAAAACATGAAGTCTATAAACCAAATTGAAATCTCTATAGCCTTTTCAAGAGTCAGTAGACTTCTTGCAAAATTAATTTAAAATTTAACTTAATTATTGATTTTAATAAAAGGGTGGGATTTTAATGAAATTTCAAAAAAATAATCAACTAAATGATAAGAAATTTTTAAGATTAACTGCTATTAAACGTATTACTTTTAATAAAATGTTAGAAATTTTAAAAATAGAAGAATTAAAAAAGAAATTTCGTCGTGGAAGAAACAACAAATTATCATTAGAAAGTCGCTTATTAATGACTTTAGAATATTGAAGAGAATATAGAACTTATTTTCATATTGCAAAAAGTTATGATATTAGTGAAAGTAGTTGTTATAGAAATATCAAATGAATTGAAGATACTTTATTTAATAAAACACCCTGTTTCTCAACAACTTGATGGACAAAAATCACTATTAAAAGAAGATTTCAAAGACAAAACAATAATAATTGATGTAACTGAAAGTCAAATCCAACGCCCAAAAAAAGAAAAAAAAGTACTACTCAGGAAAAAAGAAAAAACATACCATCAAAACACAGCTTATAATTGAAAAAGATAGTAAAAAATTATTAGTTCTTATTTTTCCTATGGTAAAAATCATGACTTTAAAATTTTAAAAGATTCAAAAACTAAAATTTTATCACAAACAACTATTTTAGTAGATTTAGGATATCAAGGAATACAAAATATACATAGTAACGTTTTAATTCCTAAAAGAAAATCAAAGAAAAGCCCTTTAACTAAAGAAGAAAAACAAAACAATAAACTAATTTCAAAAATGAGAGTTGTTATTGAAAATGTTTTTGCTATACTTAAAAAATTTAAAATTATTAGTGAAAAATATAGAAATAGAAGAAAAAGATTTAATTTAATAGCTTCAATTTATAATTTACAACTATTAGTTTAAATATATTTGATAATTTAAAATTTTATTTTTTGTTATTGTAAATAATAATTTTTATCGTATTTTCATTACAAAATAATGAAAAATATTTGTAAAAAAAATAAAATCTATTTTATTAACACTTTTATATTTATTTAAAAATATAATCAGTATATTAATTTTGCAAGAAATCTAGTATATATAAACACGATAATTATACATGGTTACATATTGATTACAAATCAGATTTTTATTTAAAACTTTTTACCACAAAATCTTTTTCAATTTCTAAGATTTCTTCTAATGAGAAAAATTTAACAAATTTTTCACCTAGATTTTTAATATAATACTGTCACTTACAATTATCAAGTTTTAATCAAACACTTTCACTAATTTGTTTTTCTAAATTTCACACTTGAAAAACCAGTGATGAAATTTGTTCAAGAAAATAAGCATTGCATTTATTACTTAACTTATTTTCTTGCAATCAATTTTGATAAGTTGTTAGAAGTTCTTGTTCTTTACTAGTTAAATTCATGATTGCTCCACCTAATTTTTAAAATCATTTTCGTTTGATTTAGTTGTGGTGTTTTTCATATCATTCAACAAATGTAAAATTTTATCTAGTTTTTGATTAGTATTATCATCAAAACTAATAAGTTTTTTAAACTTAATTTACTATGTGTTGCTAAACTTAAAGCATCATTAGATTTGTTTAATTGTTTTTCATTTACAAACCTAGCACTGATTGATTGTTCTGCAATTGAACCATCACCAGTACTGATGGTTTATGAAAATCAAATGATAAAGGCACTTTTGATAAAATAAATGAATCTCCAAATAGTATCAGGTTTAATTCACTAGTTGTTACATCTAATAATGTTGTTTATATTGGAACTTTTAAGGGTAATGGTGGAATATGAACAATAAATTTAATAGAACAATTGATAACGATAAATAAACCTGATACTATTGATAAATCATGACCACTATATAAAGGTATTGTTTATAACTCTGGACAAAAAATAGACATTAAAGAGAATCTGGTTGCAAGTGCTAAATTAGATGGTAATTCAATTACAGTTCCATCAACAAATGTGAATATTCCTGTTGGTGAACATACCTTAGTTTTAACTTTAAAAGATAAAACATTTGCAAATGTTTTTGGTGGGGATCCTAATACTGGTGAAATCACATATAAATTATGAGTTAAAACATCAATTGTTAAAAAAAGACACATAAACTATACAACAAATACTGATGATACCGATTTAACTGATTTATCATTAGGTTTTGTTTCCACTTCCGGAAATACAAATGGTTGTTCTATAATTCAAACCAAAAGCAAAGATGGAAGTGTTCACAATGCACCTTTAATAACAAATTTTGCTGATAGTTTGATTGACCATTCAAATAGTTATTATATATATACAAGGAACAGTTGATGAAAGTACTAATGATTTCAAAGAAACTGGTTCAAAACAAACCTTATCTCCAACAACAACAATTAAAACTGATGGTACTTACCATTTACATTTAATTGATACAGTAGGTAATACTTATGATAGTTATCTTGAACTTGGTGAAAGTAATTGAAAGTTAAAAGGAACTTTCAATGATGAAGAATTAAATAGACTTAAAACTGAATTAAATGTGGAAGTTGATTTAACAGACACAAAACAACTTGCCAGAGCAACAGGGTGATTAAAAAACTATGAACAAATAGTTACTAATTTATTTGAAAAATCATTACAAGCAAATGGCAAAGGTTTTGATGCTGAAATCAAAACTGACTTAGCAAGTGATTTTAAATGATTTTTAAAACCTTTAACATATTTACCTGACAATGAACCAAAGTTTGATGAAGGTATTGATAACGACAAACTAAATACTGAAATTAGAAAAGTTGCTGATAAGAAACTATAAGATGGTTTAACAGACTTAACACAAAATTTAAATATAGATTTTAAAAATGTAACTGATAAACAAACGTTAGATAATTGTAAAACTTGAATTGGTAATTATGAAAAATATATTAAGGATAATGTTAGCAAGTGAATAACCGATATATCAAATGTTGCTTCACGTGGCTTTGCTACATCACAACAAATGTTAGATATTAAAAAATATATAAATGATTTACCATTTAATAATTATTTAAAACGTGTTGATTGAACATCGAATTTAACTGCTAGTGGTTATGATGATAAATAACATTTAGTTGTAATAATTGGCATTTAATTTTACAAAATTACTAATTCAGATTAATTCTATCTTCAAATTTTATCATAAAATGAGCAATTGCTTCATTTCAATTTTGAACTGGCAGTGTTCATTTTTTGTTATTGATTCAATTGCTAAATAAAAGATTTTGAAAACTGACATGTCATTAGGAAAAACTTTCTTATTTCTTGTAACTTTTCGTAACTGACTGTTTACTGATTCAACAGCATTAGTTGTATAAATAACTTTTTTAATTGCTAGAGGATATGTAATAAAAATCATTAAATTTTCTCATTTTTTGCGTCATGATTTAGCAATTTGTGGATATAGTTTATTTCATTTAGTTTCAAATGATTCTAAATCCTGGAGTGCTTGCTCTTCACTAGAAGCTTTGTAAATGGGCTTTAAATCAGCAACGAGTTCTTTGCGATGCTTTGTATGAAACAAATTTTAAACTATTTCTAATTTGATGCACAATACAAAACTGATGTTCAGTTTGTGGATAGACTGCAGCAATAGCTTGACTCATTCCCGTTAGATTATCAGTACAAGCGATTAAGATATCTTTTAAACCCCTATTTTTTCATTTCTGTTAGGTTTGCTAGTAGTCAAAACTTGGCTCCTTCATTTTCGCTAATTAAAGACCTAAAAATATCTTTATGACCAGTTAAACTAATGCCTAATGCTACACGGATTTGTTAATGCTACGTTTATCCTGCCTTACTTTAACTACTCTATACAATCAAAGTAAACAATTGGATAAACGGTCTCTAATGGTCGATTTTGCCATGCTTTGACATCATCAATAACATCTCAGTAATTTCACTAATTAAGCTCTCACTAATCTCAGCTCCATGATATAACTCTTGTAATTAAATTCTAATATCTGATAAAGAAATTACTTTTTGATCAAATCCATCAAAGTTTAAAAGAGGTATTAATATGAAAAACATTTATTAATATCATATTCATAAAAATGAAATAATAAAATATTATTTATGTTTTTAAAATTATTGTTTACTTACGAAATTATATAAAAATATTTAAATTTTAATAATCAAATATTGAATTATCAATTAATATTTTTATAACATCGAAAGTTATTTTAAATTCATCTAATACAAAATGTTTAATATCAAAATCCTTAACTAAAATGTTTAAAAATGATTTTAAATCATTTGGTATATTTAATTCCTCAAGTTTAATTGAAATAATTATATTACCTAAACTATAACTATACAAAATTGTATTATGATTATTAAAATTTCGATTTTTTATTTCATAATGTAATGCATCAAAAATTTTTTCATCTTTAAAAGGATATTTAATTAATCTAAATATTTTTTCTAAATCAAAATCAGAAATATTATTTATGTAATGACCTAAAAAAGGTATAAAACAAGAAAATCAAATAGGTAAAATTGTATTATTAATTTCAATATAAAAATAGAGAGATTCTTGTAAAACTTGTGTATTTCTTTCTGATGTAGGACTTTCAAAATAAAGTTCTTTATTTTTTAATATTCATTGAAAAATATCTTGATTAGATATTGATGAAAAAATTTTTTTATCATAAGAATTTGTTATTATTCTTATTTTTTTACAAAGAAATTCTCATTCTATAGAATCTGTATTAATATATCTTAAAATATAATTATAATTTTGATTTCCATTAAATTTAATATATTTAATATAAAATATAATAAACTCTAATCTTTTACTTATAATTTCTTTTAAACGAGTTTTTGTTTTATCTTTTAAAAAATAAAAAATTTCATTTTGTTTTAAATAATCGATTGTTTTGCTTACTTGTATTAACAATCTTTTTATAAGTCTGGGATTAATTATATTTTCTTGTTTCATAAAGTCTTGTATATAATCATTAGTTGAAAATTTCATATTTTCCACAAAAAATATATCTTTTAAAGATATACTCACATTAAAAATTTTATCAGTATATTTTCATTACAAATATTATCTTTTTCTATTGAATTATTAATATTTGCATTTATAATTTCATTATTACTAGCTATAACATAAAATACATTTTTTAATTTTAAAAATATATTTTATGTATAACTTAAAAATTTTATTTGATTATTAGGTAAACACCTATCAAGTTCATCAAATAAAATTATAATATTTTTCTTAGTAAAATTTATCAACTCTTCTATTTCATCTGTTGCATTTTTAATTGCTGTTTTTAAATCTTGATTTTCTTTATCAAGATTATCAAATTCAGCTTCAATAGTTGGACTAAAAGTAATACCGGTATTTGGGTCTTTAATTGTAAGACTAAATTTTTAATTTTACTATTTTTAATATTTTCATTATCATTTTTAATAAATGGTTTTATATTTCTAATTATATCTTTAATTATTTCATACTCTCATAAATTTATAATTATAAAAATTGGTTTTTCATTTTTAAATTTTCAATATTTTTCTAAATTATTAATAATGGTACTTTTTCCAGAGCCTCAACTACCATTAATATTTAATATATTATTAATATTTTGTTCATCATTTAAATTTATTTTTTTATTTAATTTTAAATTATCAAAAAATAATTTAATTCTTTTATTAATTAATTTTATAATTGGTATCATATTCATTTTGTCATTATCAAATTTTAAATTCATTATCATTGGAATTTTTCCTTTTTGTTATACACCTCTAATTGCTCCATAGACGCTGTTTTTAGCGCTGTTTAATAATATGAATGGTTATTTTATTGATATTCTTAAATTCAACGCTTTATCCTTGTTTAAACACTATATATAAACATGATAATTATACATTGTTCTTAATTGATTACAAATCAGACTTTTATACAAACCATAACCTGTTCCAACATAAATATTGTTGAATATGAAAATGCTAAACAAGAACTGATAAAACTAGGTTTGAATTTAGAACAAACTAGTGAAATTGAAAAATTTGTTGACAGAGTAATGGAGCGAAATAAGTAAAAATATTATCAAACACTATTTTACATTCTTGGTGAATTCGAAGTTGAAACTTTGTCATAACCACTTGTTGAAGGTTTATTTCGATAATCCAATGAATTTATTTCTTTTTCTTTAAAATATTCCAGAACATCAATACATTCTTCATAACCATCACTAATTCCAGAATCTAAAGATTCTTTTCTACTGATTTTATTTGAAACAATATTTTCTTTTTCAGCTTGAATTAATTCCAGAATTTTTTCAAAATCTAAAATAGTATTAGCCAATAATACTATTTTATTATCATATTGTTTTTCACTAATAATTTTAAATTCATTTTTCTTAGAAATAATTCTAGAATTATTATCAAAATTTATAACATATTTATTAATATCTATATTTATTTTTTCTTTCAATTTTTCAATTTGATTTATTTTTGCATTTATTTTTTTATTTTTATCATAAAAACCAAAAGTTATTATTTTTAATAAAATATTTTTAAATTTTTTAAATTTTTGTTTTTTTAAATCTAATATATTTTTATTTAAATTTATAATTTCTTTATTTAGGTTTTCTTGTTTGATTTCAATCTCACTATTTTTAATATTAAGATTTGTTATACTTTCATTAATTTTTCATTTTTCAATAGATTTTCTATCTTCTAAATTTCTAACTTTAAATTTAATTGCTTTATTTTTAAAAAAAGTAAAACAATCCTCTAATTGCGCTTTTGTTACACTAAATTTACTAAATTTATCATTAGTTTTTTTTATATGTAATCATAATTTATATATTGTTGTATACTTTTCTTCATCAACATACATTTCTTTATTCGCTTTAACATATCATTTCTCTTTTTGACCATTTCAGTCTAATATGTCTGTAATAAATCAATTTATATTATATAAATTAAAATTTTCTACTGCTTGATTTTTCAATTTTTTCATATTAATTTCTCCCTTTTACAATAAAACTCATTACTTTGAAAATAAAGTAATGAGTTATAAACTTATATTAAGTTTATATATTTTTATCAAATTTTATAAAATTAAACAATCTTTTTTTAAAAAAAATAAAAAAAGATATGATATTTATGTTATCAATGTTATAAAATAATTTCCAAAATAAACTTCATCTAGAACTTAAATTTTTTACAAATTTTTTCATAAAAAATCAACTCCTTGAAATAAATTTAAATATATTATTAAATTGGTTTAAAATAAATCTGTAATTAGAAATCTAAAGCCTTAATTGCTAATTTAAGACAAACGGAGATGTTAAATATGAAAAATGAAAAACCAATTTTTATAATTATAAATTTATGAGAGTATGAAATAATTGATAATCCTTACTATGAAATAATTAAAGATATAATTAGAAATATAAAACTATTCATCAGGTTGTTTTCGTTGTCGTTTTTTTATTTATTATGCAAATGAGTTAGCAAGAAAAAATAATCATTTTACACTTGAAGAAGAAAAAGTTTTACATTTTGTATATACAAAATACTTATTAAAAGAAAAAAATAATTTATTTTCAAGACTTTCATAACTAGATATTGTTATTACAATTCTTTTTTCTTTATCTTTAATTATAACTTGGTATTTAAAAATCTATTTATTTCTTTTTCTTTGTTCTCTTTATTTCTGAATACACCTGAAAGAATTAGAAATAAGTGATAATCCTGATTTAATGTATTTAATTAACAATTTAGTTACAAGAGAATATACACTTTTTGAACATCAAGAATTTGTAAGTATTAAAAGTATATATTCTAAAAATTGTTACAGATTATTAAAACAATTTAAATCAACTAGATTTTTAAAATTACCAATAGAAAAGTTTAGAAATTTATTAGATATTCCTGAAAAATATAATATGTCTGATATTAATAAGCGTGTATTAAATCCAATTAAAAAAGAATTAATTTTACTTTTTAAAAATTAAAAATGGTAAAAGTATAGTTTTTTTAGAATTTTATTTCAGTAAGCAAACTAAGATTAAAAATAATAATATTGATAAGTATGAAAATATTGACATTTCAAATATTACTAAAACATCAAAAATAGAAACTTGTTTTTTTGATTTAGAAAAAGAAAAACAACAAAATGTAATGTCAACAGATATTAAAAAAATTCTTGATGATATTGATAAAGAAACTGAAGTGTTTTTTGACCAATAAATTGTAACCTATCCAAGAATTATAAAATAAACAGGTCATTAGTTTTAAATTTTAGGAGGTAAAAATATGTTTGAAACAAAATGTAAAAATGTAATTTGTAAGTTTACATTTACAGTAGGTAGTAGAAGTATGTTAAATTTTTAAAAAATATCAATGCTTTGTAACAAATGCGAGAAATGTAAAAGTTGCTGTACTCATAACCAATAAATTATTATTTATAGTTTATTTTATGAACAATTTATTGTACAATTATCTAGTTACTGGTGTGGTCTTTGCGGTCGGCATCAGTAACGATTTTTATATTTCTGCTTGTAATTTTAATTAATTATGGTAGATTTAAATTATGAAAATTGAATAACTAATAGGTACGACCGCAAAATTATGACCTACCCTTATCTTATAAGATATTTTTATCTTTCTTTTAAATTTAGAAAGTTTGAAAATAAACCAGTTGTAACCTATGTTGTTACAATTTTTATTTTTAAAACCACTTTTTTGAAAGGAAGATTTTATGAAA
This window harbors:
- a CDS encoding WD40/YVTN/BNR-like repeat-containing protein, producing MKKLLSMLAVSTIVGTSASNLKPLFTNSVVSHGFKSKQINKDISIQGENDTNPFVNQIMDINKNEIVSCNFIASNGVIYVSTLIGKGSNLTSKLYKSTDGIKFIEIKSWNQNYGKNNSIKSLVVDSNNNIYVGTGYGLYKSVDRKEFIKVNVQEVKSSVHSLCIFNNILYIGNDNGLYKSSDGTKFDKLKGIPDRNFIYSINVAPDGTIYAGTADGLYKSTDGVNFSNSDYRQLLGTQPGKSKGQPVIFCKIFNKKEDLIWSMVTDKDGNVYAGGLGTIYKCLADTNTFKLITKTKF
- a CDS encoding P-loop NTPase fold protein, whose translation is MIMNLKFDNDKMNMIPIIKLINKRIKLFFDNLKLNKKINLNDEQNINNILNINGSWGSGKSTIINNLEKYWKFKNEKPIFIIINLWEYEIIKDIIRNIKPFIKNDNENIKNSKIKNLVLQLKTQIPVLLLVQLLKLNLIILIKKIKI
- a CDS encoding replication initiation protein, whose amino-acid sequence is MSDNPDLMYLINNLVTREYTLFEHQEFVSIKSIYSKNCYRLLKQFKSTRFLKLPIEKFRNLLDIPEKYNMSDINKRVLNPIKKELILLFKN